Proteins found in one Candidatus Eisenbacteria bacterium genomic segment:
- a CDS encoding alpha-amylase family glycosyl hydrolase has protein sequence MILVWYNDEIPSTGPPSADFAADTQTLLEDGAVHFEDRSAGLIDSWEWTFEGGSPGTSSEVNPIVVYPQAGTFDVALVVSNTTESDTLVVSDFIQVSERDTSEISWWNDTVYYEIFVRSFYDSDGDGIGDLIGLTQKLNYLNDNNPNTDDDLGITGIWLMPINDSPSYHGYDVIDYRSINPDYGSMDDFRDFLDEAHNRGIRVIIDYVMNHSSNQHPWFQQSAQNNPAYRNFYRWSSTKPGYLGPWGQQVWHRYGSKYYYGLFGAGMPDLNYETPAVKDSMFAIANYWLNTVGVDGFRLDAVLYIIEEGSVLANTQSTYQFWHDFNQNIKQAKPDAMSVGEAWTNTNTILNYVTNDRLDYCFEFDLASAILNSVNSGNARGIVNKMQEVYNVYPHLQYGTFLANHDQTRVIDVLGYSINKAKVAASLYLTLPGVPYLYYGEEIGMEGTGADELKRRPMQWSDETNAGFTSGTPWIAVGDNYPTYNVSTEQEDPTSLLSWYKQLIAVRNREAALRLGEYAGTVSSASPVMAFIRHYRDESILVIINTGSSDKGNLTLSLVGNSVGPGDYVLSSLLTSDTLLVSVNDSYEITNLVIDGFETLIYSLSDRSSTGIDVTKGIFGDFRLHQNFPNPFNPSTVIRYDLPKFTHVEIKIYNLLGQEIRTLTSKNQSAGRHSIEWDGRDIAGNEVASGLYLYSIFTGDFRQTRKMLLIR, from the coding sequence GTGATCCTGGTCTGGTACAACGACGAGATTCCGTCCACTGGTCCGCCCTCGGCTGATTTCGCTGCCGACACGCAAACGCTGTTGGAAGACGGCGCAGTTCATTTTGAAGATCGCTCCGCAGGATTAATTGACAGCTGGGAATGGACCTTTGAAGGAGGCTCTCCCGGTACATCGAGCGAGGTGAACCCAATTGTGGTTTACCCGCAAGCCGGCACGTTTGATGTCGCCCTGGTCGTGAGTAACACAACTGAAAGCGATACCCTGGTGGTGTCAGACTTCATTCAGGTCTCAGAGCGTGATACCAGTGAGATATCGTGGTGGAACGACACGGTTTACTACGAAATATTTGTACGCAGTTTCTATGACAGTGATGGTGATGGAATTGGAGATCTCATAGGGCTCACGCAGAAACTGAATTACCTGAATGACAACAACCCGAACACAGATGACGATCTTGGTATCACGGGTATCTGGTTGATGCCAATTAATGACTCGCCAAGCTACCACGGGTATGATGTGATCGACTATCGTTCCATCAATCCGGATTATGGCTCCATGGATGATTTCAGAGATTTTCTGGATGAAGCGCACAACCGGGGTATCCGTGTCATCATCGATTATGTGATGAACCACAGTTCGAATCAGCACCCCTGGTTTCAACAATCGGCCCAGAACAACCCTGCGTATCGGAATTTCTACCGCTGGTCATCCACTAAGCCCGGGTATCTGGGCCCATGGGGACAACAAGTCTGGCATCGGTACGGCTCGAAATACTATTACGGTTTGTTCGGTGCGGGAATGCCGGATTTGAACTATGAAACACCCGCCGTAAAAGACAGCATGTTTGCCATTGCGAACTATTGGTTAAATACCGTTGGTGTGGATGGCTTTCGTCTCGATGCAGTGCTGTACATCATTGAAGAAGGCAGCGTGCTGGCAAACACTCAATCAACCTATCAGTTCTGGCATGACTTCAATCAAAACATCAAGCAGGCAAAACCGGACGCCATGTCGGTCGGTGAAGCCTGGACCAATACCAACACTATTCTCAACTATGTGACCAATGACCGCCTGGATTATTGTTTTGAGTTCGACCTTGCCTCTGCCATTCTCAACTCTGTGAACTCGGGAAACGCCCGGGGGATCGTCAATAAGATGCAGGAGGTTTACAACGTCTATCCCCATCTCCAATACGGCACGTTCCTGGCGAATCACGACCAAACTCGAGTGATAGATGTGCTGGGGTACAGTATCAACAAAGCGAAAGTCGCAGCTTCGCTATATCTGACGCTTCCGGGAGTCCCTTACCTCTACTACGGAGAAGAAATCGGAATGGAGGGAACCGGTGCTGATGAGCTCAAGCGCAGACCCATGCAGTGGTCTGATGAGACAAATGCCGGTTTCACTTCCGGAACGCCCTGGATTGCAGTTGGCGATAACTATCCAACTTATAATGTTTCGACGGAGCAGGAGGATCCCACATCGCTGCTTAGTTGGTACAAACAACTCATCGCAGTCCGCAACCGGGAAGCAGCTCTGCGCTTGGGCGAATACGCGGGTACTGTCAGTTCTGCCTCACCAGTGATGGCTTTCATTCGACATTACCGGGATGAATCGATACTGGTGATCATCAACACGGGTTCAAGTGACAAGGGCAATCTCACGCTTTCCTTAGTCGGCAACAGCGTGGGGCCGGGTGATTATGTGCTTAGCAGTCTGCTCACGAGCGACACATTGTTGGTGTCCGTCAATGACTCCTACGAGATTACGAATCTGGTCATTGATGGATTTGAGACGCTGATTTACTCGCTTTCTGATCGAAGCAGCACAGGTATAGACGTAACGAAAGGTATTTTTGGTGATTTTCGTCTGCATCAGAATTTTCCCAATCCGTTCAATCCCTCAACAGTTATTCGGTACGATTTACCTAAGTTCACACATGTAGAGATAAAGATCTATAACTTGCTTGGGCAGGAAATAAGAACATTGACAAGCAAAAACCAGTCAGCCGGCCGACACAGTATCGAGTGGGATGGACGGGATATTGCGGGAAACGAGGTCGCAAGTGGATTATATCTATACAGCATATTTACGGGAGATTTCAGGCAAACCAGGAAAATGCTGTTAATCAGGTAG
- a CDS encoding aminotransferase class I/II-fold pyridoxal phosphate-dependent enzyme, which yields MKFDPASEIQNFLVFGEFGDVNPSICDSSTYTFLSVAKMEELFEHEVEGCFLYSRHWNPTNRYLSEALARMESGESAQVMASGMAAISSTLLQLCSSGDEIVSGRTIYGGTYALLANLLPRFGITTRFVDLCDEQAVRAAMAPRTRVLCCESLSNPLLEVSDIPKLASVAKEHGVQLVVDNTFSPLILSPLRLGADVVVHSMTKFINGTSDCVAGCVVSSHDFVSRLNDINCGPSMLLGPVLDSIRAASILKNLHSLHLRMARHSANALYIARRLKEMGLTVYYPGLEGHPQHQLISRLMNPGFGFGGIVAVDVGDKATADRLMMGMQEEKVGYLAVSLGYFKTLFSAPGHSTSSEIPAEERRRIGMSDGLIRFSLGLDNDIERTWEMLNGCLRKLGICGSDSTDTEARRARSRKAG from the coding sequence ATGAAATTCGATCCTGCGAGCGAGATTCAGAATTTCCTGGTGTTCGGTGAATTCGGGGATGTGAATCCGTCGATCTGCGACTCATCGACCTACACTTTCTTGAGCGTCGCGAAGATGGAGGAGCTCTTCGAGCATGAGGTAGAGGGGTGCTTCCTTTACTCTCGCCACTGGAATCCCACGAACAGGTATCTCTCGGAGGCCCTCGCCCGGATGGAATCCGGTGAGTCGGCTCAGGTGATGGCCTCAGGGATGGCAGCGATCAGTTCCACCCTGCTGCAGTTGTGTTCCTCAGGCGACGAGATTGTGTCTGGCCGTACCATCTACGGAGGGACCTACGCGTTGCTTGCCAATCTCCTCCCGCGGTTTGGGATCACAACACGATTCGTCGATCTTTGCGATGAGCAGGCCGTAAGGGCAGCGATGGCGCCCAGGACACGCGTCCTTTGTTGTGAGAGCCTGAGCAACCCCCTTCTCGAGGTTTCCGATATCCCGAAACTAGCCAGCGTGGCGAAGGAGCACGGGGTGCAGCTCGTCGTGGACAATACCTTTAGCCCGCTTATTCTGTCCCCTCTCCGTCTCGGCGCCGACGTCGTGGTCCACAGCATGACCAAATTCATCAATGGCACAAGCGACTGCGTTGCGGGTTGCGTGGTCTCATCGCACGACTTTGTCTCCCGCCTGAACGACATTAATTGCGGGCCAAGCATGCTGCTCGGGCCCGTGCTTGACAGCATTCGGGCGGCAAGCATCCTCAAGAACCTGCACAGTCTTCACTTGCGTATGGCGCGACATAGCGCAAACGCCCTTTACATTGCCCGGCGCTTGAAGGAAATGGGGTTGACCGTCTACTACCCGGGTCTCGAGGGCCATCCGCAGCACCAGCTGATCTCGCGGCTGATGAATCCGGGCTTCGGGTTTGGGGGTATCGTGGCGGTAGACGTCGGGGACAAGGCCACGGCCGATCGCCTCATGATGGGAATGCAGGAAGAGAAGGTCGGATACCTCGCGGTTAGCCTTGGCTATTTCAAGACCCTATTCAGCGCCCCGGGTCACAGCACTTCGTCTGAAATTCCGGCAGAGGAGCGTCGCAGAATCGGAATGAGCGATGGGTTGATTCGCTTTTCGCTCGGGCTGGACAACGACATTGAGCGAACCTGGGAGATGCTGAATGGTTGTCTCCGGAAGTTGGGCATCTGCGGTTCCGACTCAACGGATACGGAAGCGCGCAGAGCTCGTTCTCGGAAAGCCGGCTGA
- a CDS encoding anion permease, with protein sequence MIAIAQAAWVSPLPPALGACLGASFGFMLPVSTPPNAIVYGSGLVPLPRMMRAGILFDIAGFFIIWTGLRVLCPLLGLM encoded by the coding sequence GTGATCGCGATCGCGCAAGCTGCCTGGGTAAGCCCACTCCCGCCGGCCCTGGGTGCGTGCTTGGGCGCCAGCTTCGGGTTCATGCTCCCGGTCTCGACGCCTCCCAATGCAATCGTGTATGGCTCGGGGCTAGTCCCGCTGCCGAGAATGATGCGCGCCGGCATCCTGTTCGATATCGCCGGCTTCTTCATCATCTGGACCGGATTGCGCGTGCTGTGCCCTTTGCTGGGACTCATGTAA
- a CDS encoding class I SAM-dependent methyltransferase, with amino-acid sequence MRSVLKKYTEANRDAWNEVMPRHQNAAREKWDNAFAQPGFVCMEDIELSLLRQIGIKGKAVAHLCCNNGIELLAMKNLGADECIGFDISDLAIQEARERAERCHIDCQYIRSDVYEIGPEFGNRFDVIYVSSGGLGWLPDLKLVFAKAAAMLRKNGQIFIHEIHPFSEMLPFDDTEGPDILRIVEPYFKTGPYVDYGGLDYVGRTEYASTKPQYWFVHKLSDILVALVDNRISVEHFSEYETDISAGHRRIEQAHAGIPLSYILIARKQSAS; translated from the coding sequence GTGCGATCGGTTCTCAAGAAATACACGGAGGCCAATAGAGACGCCTGGAATGAAGTCATGCCTAGACACCAGAATGCCGCCAGAGAGAAATGGGACAATGCGTTTGCGCAGCCCGGCTTCGTATGTATGGAAGATATTGAACTATCGTTGCTCAGGCAAATAGGCATCAAAGGAAAGGCCGTCGCGCACTTGTGCTGCAATAACGGCATCGAATTACTAGCTATGAAAAACTTGGGAGCTGATGAGTGTATTGGGTTTGATATATCTGATCTTGCAATTCAGGAGGCCCGGGAGCGCGCAGAGCGATGCCATATCGATTGTCAATACATACGGTCGGACGTCTATGAAATCGGGCCAGAGTTTGGAAATCGGTTCGATGTGATCTATGTCAGTTCCGGAGGGCTGGGATGGTTGCCGGACTTGAAGCTGGTTTTCGCCAAAGCGGCTGCTATGTTGAGAAAGAACGGACAAATATTTATCCATGAGATACACCCATTCTCCGAGATGCTGCCGTTTGATGATACTGAAGGCCCTGACATCCTGCGGATTGTTGAGCCCTACTTCAAAACCGGCCCTTATGTTGATTATGGCGGTTTGGATTATGTCGGCCGGACAGAGTATGCTTCGACCAAGCCGCAGTATTGGTTCGTACACAAGTTGTCTGACATTTTGGTGGCGTTGGTTGATAATCGAATATCAGTAGAGCATTTCTCCGAATATGAAACTGATATTTCTGCTGGACATAGGCGGATAGAACAAGCTCACGCCGGTATCCCTCTAAGCTATATTTTGATTGCGAGAAAGCAGAGCGCCAGCTAA
- a CDS encoding aminotransferase class III-fold pyridoxal phosphate-dependent enzyme, which translates to MRRALLSQRLSGQAAPGQYSRRLWGDQWKSSQNDPLGCSVAKEVIAVLREENLVERGNAIGTYFLEGLRRLEAKYNIVKEARGRGMLLALEFRPRRQLARESKWEDNG; encoded by the coding sequence ATGCGCCGAGCGCTCTTGTCACAGCGCTTGAGTGGGCAAGCAGCGCCAGGGCAGTATTCGAGGCGGCTTTGGGGAGACCAGTGGAAGTCAAGTCAGAATGATCCACTGGGTTGCTCTGTGGCAAAAGAAGTGATCGCTGTTCTGCGTGAAGAGAACTTGGTTGAAAGAGGAAATGCCATCGGGACATACTTTCTTGAGGGCTTGAGGCGACTGGAAGCGAAATATAATATCGTGAAGGAAGCCCGCGGGAGAGGCATGTTGCTTGCGCTGGAGTTCCGCCCGCGCCGTCAGCTGGCTCGTGAATCAAAATGGGAAGACAACGGATAA
- a CDS encoding crosslink repair DNA glycosylase YcaQ family protein, whose product MTSKQAFACLRGHAVAQTLFPPTTLKAAIKRLGFVQADPIRSPARAHDLILRHRVKAYQAGDLERQYASLDIEEDVLYAYGFLPRPIWRLLHPRNLTGLSKLEKKVYETVCRLGVIHPRELETHFGRKRVVNAWGGYSKATTRTLDALHYRGLLRIARREQGIRLYEAASSSVESVAPLERLRRLIMVIAGILAPVPKKTLHANIARYRRLGSPRAVVTDLIREGKLQEQTIEGMTYVWPPRSLPLSEDPPRVRLLAPFDPVVWDRRRFEHLWGWPYRFEAYTPPSKRIRGYYAMPLLWGDRVIGWANALASEGKLDVEVGFVGKRPSEKSFRSELELEIGRLNALKTHW is encoded by the coding sequence GTGACCTCAAAGCAAGCATTTGCGTGCCTGCGCGGCCACGCGGTCGCGCAAACACTGTTTCCGCCAACCACGCTGAAGGCCGCGATCAAGCGGCTTGGATTCGTTCAGGCCGATCCGATCCGCTCGCCCGCAAGAGCTCACGATTTGATCCTGCGTCACAGAGTGAAAGCCTACCAGGCCGGCGACCTTGAGCGACAGTATGCCTCACTGGATATCGAGGAAGATGTGCTGTATGCCTACGGTTTTCTTCCCCGGCCAATCTGGCGCCTGTTGCATCCCCGGAATCTGACGGGCCTATCGAAGCTGGAGAAGAAGGTCTACGAAACCGTTTGCAGACTCGGTGTGATTCATCCCAGAGAGCTGGAAACTCACTTTGGAAGGAAACGGGTGGTCAACGCCTGGGGTGGCTATTCCAAAGCGACAACTCGCACTCTGGATGCGCTGCACTATCGCGGCCTTCTCCGCATCGCTCGCCGCGAACAAGGAATCCGGCTTTACGAAGCTGCTTCGTCGTCCGTCGAGTCAGTAGCGCCACTTGAGCGTCTGCGAAGACTCATCATGGTGATTGCAGGCATTCTTGCTCCTGTGCCTAAAAAGACCCTTCACGCCAACATTGCGCGCTATCGTCGTCTGGGGAGTCCGCGGGCGGTGGTGACGGATTTGATCCGCGAAGGAAAGCTCCAGGAGCAAACGATTGAAGGGATGACATACGTCTGGCCTCCCCGCTCGCTGCCTTTGAGCGAAGATCCACCTCGCGTGCGATTGCTTGCTCCGTTCGATCCCGTAGTCTGGGACCGGCGCCGGTTCGAGCACCTGTGGGGATGGCCTTACCGCTTCGAGGCCTACACTCCTCCGTCGAAGCGCATTCGCGGATACTACGCCATGCCTCTGCTTTGGGGTGACCGGGTCATCGGCTGGGCAAACGCGCTGGCATCCGAAGGAAAGTTGGACGTCGAGGTTGGATTTGTTGGGAAACGTCCGAGCGAAAAGAGTTTTCGTTCTGAGCTGGAACTCGAAATCGGGCGCCTGAATGCTTTGAAAACACATTGGTGA